attattcatattttctacaattatttattcaaaaataaatactttttataatttttattaatttctagaATAATGTCTGGCTAATACAAGACTTAGGGGTAGAATGGTCACTGTTAATATCTATTTTGTGAATTTTGGCGTTTTGGCATAGTTTTGTTGTTTACTAGTGGTGTTTTGGAGGGTTCTTATTTACTAATAATGTTCTGTAGAGTAGTTTACGGGTGGTGTTTTGCCTCTCGCATATGAGAGGAGATCGTGGGTATCGACTCTCGAGGAACATAAATTGGACTGGGCCGAAAGTTAACGGAACCAAGATGGCCTTTTCTCTATCGTAAGAGGAGTCCCCCGGCCCATGATCATCGTCTAAATGGGCTGAAACTAAGCTGACCGCATCCATTCATTTCTACCCAACTAAACAGCACATATTTCAGAAAATTCAGATAGTTCAGCTTCATATGGAGGTGCACTTCTTGTTACTCCAACCGACAGTTGCCGGAGCCGATGAAATCGAGCTGACAAATTGACACATTTTATTCTTGAATTTGAACTAACACGGTACTAGTAGGctataattttaaacttagcTGCCACGTGTCCATACTGCAGACGATGGACGACGACACTAGAAAAAAACACACTGAGATTTATCATCACCTCACCAGAGAATAGCTGAGTTAATTAACTGACACGTGTCGAAATGGCAACAGCACACGGTCGCATGCGTGCACAGTGTCAGTGAGCTTCACTTGCAATCAATGGCTGCCCATGCTGAAGTCGAAGTTGCCACACCTGGTCATGGTGCCGAGCAGCAAGCCGCTGTACCCGAACTGCCACTTCTCCAGGTCGAACACCACCAGGTTGTCCTCCATCTGATGGCCCCCGATGATCACCGCCGGCGAGTGGTCCACCGCCGGCGTGGCCGTGGTCCCCATGTCGACGAAGGCGAGGCACGCCGCATCCTGGCTCACCTCCACCACGGCGCTGGAGCCGACGATCGTCCAGTTCTGGCCGCCCGCCAGCGTCAGGTCGATGCTCGCCGTGTAGAGGCCGATGCGCGTCGACGGCAGCGCCGACTTCTGGTAGCACAGGTCGAACGgcttcgtcgccggcgcgcgcgcgaagCCGGACGTGGCCTCGGCGAAGGCGTCGCGCACCGGGCGGTAGATGTCGGAGCGCAGCGCTGTGTATGGCGTCGCCGTGCTCagcgccacgccgccggtgCCCTGGCGGGCGCTGAGCGACAGGGCGCCCGGGGGGAGGGGGACTTGGACGTTGTtgacggcgacgccggtgACGCCGATGTAGTAGGCGGTGTTCTTGGGGTTCTTGAGCAAGGCGGTGTACCGGAGACGGTCGCTGACCTGCTGGGGTGGCGCGGCTTGGAGCCAGAAtgggccgccgccgaagaTGGCCGCGCcgtcttcgccggcggcgggcaggCACAGCGCGAACTTCTTCTCCACCTTCATCCTCCCAGCGACCTGCAGCGGCAGCGACAGGGGCGCCCGGGACaggccggcgacgccggccgCACCGGAGGGGAGCGACCCCAttaccgacggcggcgcgcacgacgcgacggcggagaGCGACACCTGGAACAGCGGGCTCCTGCCGTCGGTGGCGTTCGCCGAGAGCTGCACCGTGGTGAGCTCGCCGTACCCGCACTGCCCGTTCGCCGGGTTGTACGCGGTGGTGGAGCAGGCGCAGTGCCCGCCGTGGCCGTTGTTGTCGCCGGGCGTGTACTCGCAGTTggggcggcggctccggctcGCGACGGCGCACACGCTCCCGCCGCACGGGATCAGCCGGTACGGCGGCATGCACGTTGTCCACACAAGCGagccggcgaggtcgaggacGAGCTGCGGACCGGGACCGCCGTTCCCGACGGAGGCGGTGTAGAGGGACGTGGAGGGGTCCTTGGCGAGGCGGGTCAGCACGGGCCGGTGCTggtcaccgccggcggcgagcgcgcacagcagcggcgccgccatgagagagagagccagCGCGATCTTGTAGCTGGACGACGACATGGATGAGTAAATTTTGTGGGTGACTCAGCATGCATGCGTCAGTGACCGTCCGCTTATTTATAGTGACGTGTCtacttggatttttttatttaatttttttcgaGGGTATTGGAACTTCAACTTGGCGTGTATACGAAGTCTAGGAAGTACATCTGCACGTGCTCTTTGTGCTGATTAGCTTGGACAAATACATCGTTGATAGTATCTTATGGGGTTTGATAATACTTACCATTGGGCTTGCGTACGCCACTTTGAATGAATTCACCGATATCTGGGAAGGATATGGTAATCATCTTATCTTATTAGTTGTAAAAGTTGCAACGCCAGCTTCGATTCTCAGCATCTCTCGATAGCTAGTAAGGCTGTATTCTTCGATGTAGATAAAAACGAAAGATAGATGATTTTGTGCTAactattttatgttataaataataaaattaactattatagaGTTGAAAGTCTACTtcgaaaatataaaatgataagtttctatttaaaaatatttataaaaaatatgcatagtttagaaaaaaaaaataaaaacggaACTCAGTCTAACTAGCTAGTCACGTTTCTCACGAACAATCGTTcgtaatatgattttatatgACCAAATGTAATTTGCATGCGTTTTCGTTTGCTCCTACCGGTGGATCTGCCGCCCCATGTCGAAGTCGAAGCTTGTGTACATCGGTGCCAAACGCAGATCCTCTATCTAATATACGTCACATGACACTTTGTGTCACTTGTATGTGACTTATACGTGGATCAGTACCAATTGTTGCGGTCCAGGGCACCAAAACTCAATTACCGTGTCCACAATCGCTTGGGCTCCTTTGTGCGGCCCATTTATCATGTCGGGCTACCGGGGAGAGTAGGCCCACGAGAACCAGTGCAAATTGGAGCTATTAGTTTCCTCGTATGCAGCTAGCTCACATTTTTCCGGTTTGGCTATAAATCACCCGAGTGATTTTTGTCTTAAAATTACATAAATGtaactataatataattacaatataataatataattataatatattaactCCATTtcttaatataagatattttagtatTGTCTAGATAGATTCACgtgtatgctaataaatctaggcacAACTAACAATCTTACCGTACGAAACATAGGAGCAACTAGCATATAATTTTAATGCAACTAGTATGtaattacaatataaatagaaataaatatgtatatttttttatttatatgtgactTACATGTTAGTTATATACtagttatatttgtaatagCATGCTAGTTAAATTATAGTTGCATtgtaattatattatagttaTATTCCTatgattttaagaaaaaaaagatgatttatAGTCACTCCcccatttttaaaaagtaaatattctTGAGTGGATATGAAGTTTACTAAACTCCGTGCACGTGCTCACCTTGGTACTAATTTACCTTAGACAATTTCCTTGTTTCTACACTATTATttggatttctttttcttggtcAGAGTGAGGCTAACTTTGAAGTTTGAGTAGGCAGCATTGCACGCGATTACATAGATCAAAGAATCAACTCACTAGGTTCCCTGAAAAATTGCTCACCCTAGTTCTCATTGCATTGCACACATGGCTGCTGATCTCTGCTACGTGTAACAGTGAAACTTCTCCCTAGTTGCAGCTTATGATAAATTTGATTTGCTCCATTTTTCAGAGAAGCACTTCGTTCCTGTCTCCAATAATCTTGCTGCATtgaaacaaaacaatgaaaCGTGCCAGTAATAGTTTTGGTGCACTGCTGCTCTGCTGGTTGCTGTTCAAGAAATGGTAGCAAGAGCCAGGACAAACGTGACTGCGTTTATTTTCATTGCGTTTATTTTCTTTGCTAACCACAAAATGGTAGCAAGAGTCTATTAggtttggagaaatttcgtggaaattttagaggaattcAACTGCTTCCTACGAAGAGCTTCccatggtgaagttgaagccGCCGCAGCCAGTGCGGAGTCCGGAGAGCAGCGAGCTGATCCCCAGCGTCTCCTTCTCCAGATCAAACAGCAGCAGGTTGTTCTCCATCTGGAACCCGCCAATGGCgatcgccggcgaggagggccCCATCTCGAGGAACGCGAAGCACACGGTCTGCTCGTTCACTTGCACCAGCGAGCTGCCGCCGGGCAGCGTCCAGTTGTGGCCGCCGTCCAGCACCAGGTCGATGTTCGCCACGGCGAAGCCGAGCCGCGTCGTGCCGAGCGCCGACGCCTGGTAGCACATCTCGAAcggcttcgccggcggcgtcacgCGCGGGATGCCGGATGTGGCCGCGTCGAACGCGCTGAGCAGCGCGCGGTAGATGTCGGGGCGCAGCGCGGTGTAGGGATCGACGGTGCTCAGCGTGACGCCGCCCGTGCCGCGGCGGACGTCGAGGTCCAGGGCGCGGGGCGGGATGGGCACCGCCTGTTGGTTGACGGCGATGCCGGTGACGCGGAGGTAGTAGGCGCCATTCTTGGGGTTCTTGAGGAAGGGGACGGGGTTCCGACGGAGACCTTCGGCGAGCTCCATGGGCGGCGCCGCTAGGAGCTGGAACGGCCCGCCGCCGAAGatggccgcgccgtcgccgccgccactagGAAGGCACAGCGCGAACTGCCTCTCCACCTTCAGCGACGACGCCACCTGGGACGGCAGCGACAACGGCAGCCTCGACAGCCCCGCGACACCGGCGGCGCCCGAGGGAAGCGACGCCAAGAGCCCGCCGGGCGCACACGACCCGAACGCCGAGAACGAGACCAGGAACAGCGGGTTCTTGCCGTCGGTGGCGTTGGCGGAGAGCCTCACGGCGGTGACGTCCCCGCGGCCGCACCGGCCACTGACCGGGTTGTACGGGTAGGCGACGCAGGCGCACCTCCTGTCGCCGTAGCCCGGCCGGCCACCGTCGGAGTGCGCGCAGTTCGCCGGATGGTTCCGGTTCGCGACCTTACACACGCTGGAGCTGCAGCGGATCGCGTGGTGCGCGGGCGGGCACGTCGACGACCAGAGCAGCGggccggcgaggtcgacgaccaacggcgcgccgccgctgccgacggAGATGGTGTACAGTGAAGTGGTGGCGTCCTTGCCGAGGCGCGTCACGATGGGCCTagacggcggccggccgtcGACGGCCATTGTTCTCGGAGGTGACAGTGCCACGATCAGAAGCGAGAGTGCGAGCCATGGGAGCACACACGCGTTGCTGCAGTGTAACGACATTGTAGACGCGTGCAGCTTTGTAATGGTTTTGACCAACGCCGGTGAGCTTGCTACTATATACATAGAGAAGGGATAGATGGAAATGGGATTATAATGGGATATCTGTCCAACCAGTtgtgaaatttttaaaactatacaaatatatactaatatgtaatatattattttacatatgtcTAATTTCGACATTTATAatcaataagaaaataaacaaattgaaTTTTGATTACTATACAGAGtcatatgtgttttttttcaacttgcaaagttaaatttattctTATATAATTGTATATGACACATTACACTAtcgtattaatttttttcaatagttTACaacaatttaaataatatgccTGAGAACCAGAGAATATCCTATTATGTCACcccatattttagtttttgcttatacactactgcctccgtccctaaata
This is a stretch of genomic DNA from Oryza brachyantha chromosome 1, ObraRS2, whole genome shotgun sequence. It encodes these proteins:
- the LOC102700588 gene encoding chitinase CLP-like, producing MSSSSYKIALALSLMAAPLLCALAAGGDQHRPVLTRLAKDPSTSLYTASVGNGGPGPQLVLDLAGSLVWTTCMPPYRLIPCGGSVCAVASRSRRPNCEYTPGDNNGHGGHCACSTTAYNPANGQCGYGELTTVQLSANATDGRSPLFQVSLSAVASCAPPSVMGSLPSGAAGVAGLSRAPLSLPLQVAGRMKVEKKFALCLPAAGEDGAAIFGGGPFWLQAAPPQQVSDRLRYTALLKNPKNTAYYIGVTGVAVNNVQVPLPPGALSLSARQGTGGVALSTATPYTALRSDIYRPVRDAFAEATSGFARAPATKPFDLCYQKSALPSTRIGLYTASIDLTLAGGQNWTIVGSSAVVEVSQDAACLAFVDMGTTATPAVDHSPAVIIGGHQMEDNLVVFDLEKWQFGYSGLLLGTMTRCGNFDFSMGSH
- the LOC102700862 gene encoding chitinase CLP-like, producing MAVDGRPPSRPIVTRLGKDATTSLYTISVGSGGAPLVVDLAGPLLWSSTCPPAHHAIRCSSSVCKVANRNHPANCAHSDGGRPGYGDRRCACVAYPYNPVSGRCGRGDVTAVRLSANATDGKNPLFLVSFSAFGSCAPGGLLASLPSGAAGVAGLSRLPLSLPSQVASSLKVERQFALCLPSGGGDGAAIFGGGPFQLLAAPPMELAEGLRRNPVPFLKNPKNGAYYLRVTGIAVNQQAVPIPPRALDLDVRRGTGGVTLSTVDPYTALRPDIYRALLSAFDAATSGIPRVTPPAKPFEMCYQASALGTTRLGFAVANIDLVLDGGHNWTLPGGSSLVQVNEQTVCFAFLEMGPSSPAIAIGGFQMENNLLLFDLEKETLGISSLLSGLRTGCGGFNFTMGSSS